GGCCGAAAGGCGTCTCGGATTCCAGATCTATATGGCCTCTCTGGAGGAAGGTCTGGTCCTAAGGCCTCTGGGGGATGTGATTTACTGGTTTCTACCCCTGTGCGTGACCGAGGAGGAACTGGAGGATATTTTGACCCGCAGCCTGCGGGTAATAGACCGGGTGGTCAAGGAGAACCTTCGGTAATGCTCGAAGATCTGCACCGGGAGCTTTCCGAAATCGGTCAGCGGGGGCGCTTACGCACCCTGCGCACCATCGAGGAGCGGCGCGGGGCCTGGGTCAAAATCGAGGGGCGCTGGCTCCTCAATCTTTCCTCTAACGACTATTTGGGGCTTTCCACGGAAATCTCCCTCGGAGAACTTGCGGAGAAGCTCTCTCTTTTCGGACTGGGAGCCGGGGCCGCCCGGCTCCTTTCCGGAAACCACGCTCTTTATGAGGCCTTGGAGGGCCGCCTTTACGAACTTTACGGACGCCCGGCCCTCATCTTCGGAAGCGGTTATCTGGCCAATCTGGGAGTGCTCTCCGGGCTCTGTGGCCGCAGAGACGCCATCTTTGCCGACAAACTGGTCCACGCCAGCCTCATTGACGGAATGCGTCTTTCTGGAGCCACCTTTTACCGTTATCCCCATGGGGATCTCGAGGCCCTCGAGGACCTCCTGCGCCGCAAGCGCGGGCGGCACCGCCGGGCCCTCATCGTCACCGAATCGGTCTTCAGTATGGACGGAGATTTTCCGGATCTTCCCGCTCTGGTGGAAATCAAGGAACGCTACGGGGCCTTTCTGGTGCTTGATGAGGCCCACGCGGTGGGGGTCTTCGGAAGGCGGGGGCTGGGTCTTGCCGAAGAGACCGGCACCCTCCAGGAGGTAGATCTCATTTTGGGTACCTTCGGCAAGGCCTTCGGGGCCTACGGGGCCTTCGTGGTTTCCGCAGAAGAGGTGCGCCGTTACCTCATCCATCGGGCCCGGAGTTTTATCTTCACCACCGCCCTTCCGGCGGTGGTGGTGGCCGGAGCCCTGGCGGGCCTCGAGCGCGCGGTGGAGGCTGGAGAGCGCCGAAGGAGGGTGCGCAAGCTCGCCCGCCGCCTGCGCCGGGCCCTGGGTCTTGACCAGGGAGGGCTAGCCGATGAAGTACCCATTGTGCCCGTAGTGGTAGGGGAGGACCGCCGAGCGCTCGAACTTTCCGAAAGGCTTTTTGCGGCCGGCTTTCTGGCCCCGGCCATCCGCCCCCCCACCGTGCCCGAGGGCACCGCCCGACTGAGGCTTTCCCTTTCGGCCTCCATGGACGGGAAAGATCTGGAAAGACTACCGCCCCTCCTCCGGGAGACCTCATGAAGCTCGAGCTTCTGGGAGATCCGGGGGCGGAAGAACTCCTGGTCTTTTTTGTAGGCTGGGGAATGGACGCCCGGCCCTTCGAGGCCCTGGTGCCCGAGGGCCTGCGGGTGGCCCTCCTTTTTGACTATCGCCATCCGGAGCTTCCCCCCCTTCCGAGGGCTCGGCGGATCAAGGTTTTGGCCTGGTCCCTGGGAGTGCGGATGGCCCTGGAGTGCCTGGCGCAAATTTCGGCAGAGGCCGCCCTCCTGGTGGCCGGCACCGGGGCCTTCGCCCACCCTCGGTGGGGGATAGACCCCCGTCTGGTGCGCCTTACTTTAGAGGGCCTAAAAAGGGAAGGCGAAGGAGTCCGGACGCGTTTTTTTGAAAGGATGTTTGCCCAAAGACAAGAGTGCGAAAGATTTTTCAAAGGGCGGCCGGCACGCCAACTTCCCGAGGTCATAGAAGAACTGGAAAGGGCCCTGACCCTTCCTCCCCTCTTTCCCCGAAATCTTCCCCGCAAAATCCCCATGATGGCCCTTATTCCGGAAAAAGACCGCATTTTCCCTCCCCAGGCCCAGCAAAGATTCTGGACCGCCGAAGGAATTCCTTTTATCTTCCTCGACCGGGGCCATTTCCCCTTCTATGCCCTGCGGGATCTCCGGGAATTCTGGAGGACTTACACTCATGATATGTTTAAGCCTTGAAGGACGAAGCAAATCCTAGGGGTTTTTGAAGGCCGTGCTTTCTCGAGAGCTTCTTCGGCGGCGTTTTCGTCGGGCCCTTCCGGGATACGAAAAACAGGCCCGGATTCAGGCCGAAGCCGCCGCAAGACTCCTTGAGGCCGTATGCGGGATTTCCTCCTCCTGGCCCCGAATCCTGGAGGTGGGCTGCGGCCCGGGGCTTTTTACCCGCCCGGCCTGTGAGCGGCTAGAGTTTGAAATCTATTTGGCCTGTGATCTCCTTCCCGAGTGCCGCTCCAAACTCCCCCGGGGGGTCTTCTTCGTGGTGGCCGACGGAGAGGCCCCCCCGGTGTCCCCGGAGGCCTTCCACCTGGTGGTGTCCTCCTCGGTCATTCAGTGGTTCCGGCGGCCCCGAGAAGGGCTTTTGGCTCTGGCCCGGGCCCTCGCTCCCGGAGGGGTCCTGGCGGTATCCACCTTCGGCCCGGAGACCTTAAAGGAAATGCCCGGAAGACGCAGACCCCCGGGGCTTCTCTCCCTGGAGACCTGGCTCTCTTTCAAGCCCCCTTCCTTTCGGCTTCTTGCGGCCGAAAGGGCCCTTCGAAGGATCTCCTGGGAGAGCCCGGGGGAACTTCTCCGCTATCTCAAAGAGACCGGGGTGGCCGGAGGCCTTCCCCCGGGGGAGCTGGGGCCCCTGCGCCGATGGCTTTCCGGACCGGGGCCCTTTCACCTCACCTTTGAACTGGAGACCTTTCTATGGCAACGGGTCGTCTGATCTTTGTAGCCGGAACGGACACCGGAGTGGGAAAGACTGTAGCCTGCGGGCTCCTGGCCCGGGCCTACCGCAAGCTGGGCCTTAAGGTGATCACCGCCAAACCCGTACAGACCGGGGCCCGCGAGCCCGAGGACCTCCTTCTCCATCGGCGTCTCATGGACCTTCCCCCGGATCCTCCGGAACTCCTTTCCCTCACCTGCCCTTATCTCTTCTCCTATCCCGCGGCCCCCATCACCGCGGCCGCCCGAGAAGGAAAAAAAGTGGACTTAAAAGTCCTCCTTGAGTCTTTAAAGGCCCTTCTTTTCCGCTACGAGATGGTCCTGGTGGAAGGGGCCGGGGGGCTTTATGTGCCTTACACGGAAGAGGCTACCTTTCTGGACCTCATCCAGTATTTTATGGCCCCGGTGGTGGTGGTCTCTGCGGCCCGGTTGGGCACCATCAACCATACCCTGCTTACCCTGGAGGCCTTGCGCTCCCGGGGCCTGGTGGTTCCGGCCCTCTTTTACAATCGTTTTTTTGAAACCGAGCCTTATCTGGCTTCCGAAAGCCTGCGGGAGATTCAGCGCCGGGCAGGCCCGCTTGCGGTCTTCGAGATGCCCTCCCTTTCCGAAAAAAATCTGGTGGAGATCACCGAGGCCCTCAAAGAGTTTCTGAAAGAGACTCCGGGGCTCAGACCTTAAGGCCGCAGGTGTAGCCCAGGTCTTCTATAAGCCTGCGGTCGTCGGAGAGGCGGCGTCCGCGGGTGGTAAGGTAATTTCCCACCATGAGGGCGTCACAGACGAGAGGCACCAGGGCCTGAAGTTCGCGCAGGTTGAATTCCCGCCCCCCACAGACCCGGATCTGGGTCCGGGGGAGAGAAAGGCGCAGGACCACCAGGATGGCCAAACACTTAAGCGGGGTAAGGAAGTTCGCTCCCGCAAGCGGGGTCCCGGGGATGGGGTGGAGAAAATTTACGGGCACGGAGTCCGGGGAAAGCTCCGCCAGGGTCTCGGCAAACTCCAGGACCTCCTCCGGCCCCTCCCCCAGCCCGAAGATCCCCCCGCAGCAGAGGGAAAGGCCCACCTCCTTGACCCTTAAGGCCGTCTCGTAGCGGTCGCGCCAGCGCTGGGTGGTGCAGATCCGGGGGTAGAAGCTTTCGGCGGTCTCCAGATTGTGGTGATAGCGGGAAAGGCCGGCCTCTTTGAGGGCCTGGAGTTCCTCCCGTCCCAGGGTCCCCAGGGAAGCGCAGAGCTTGAGCCCAGGAAATTCCCGGCGGCAGCGTGCGATCACCCGGAGAAGGCGCTCAAGCTCCCGGCCCGAAAGGCGCACCCCACTGGTCACGAAGCTGAAGCGATCCACTCCGGCCCGGGCCGCCTCTTCTACGGCCCGCAGGAGCCGATCTTCGGAAAGGAGGGGATAGACCGGGGCCTCGGTCTGCCAGTGGGCCGACTGGGCGCAAAAGCGACAGTCGGAGGGGCAGCGGCCGCTTTTGGCGTTCACGATGGCGCAGGTCTCCACCCGGGAGCCGAAGACCTCCTCCCGCAGCCGCCGGGCCTCCTCCAGATAGGGCCAGAGGGGCACCTTCCCGGAAAGGATCCCGCGCAGGGTCTCTTTTTCCATCCTCGAGGGTCCGGAGTTTTTTCGAAAGCTCTATTTAACCCGGGTCTTAAAAATAAAAAAAGGGCGGGGGCCTTCGCCCCGCCCCTGAGAGCCCCTCGGTAAGGCCCCTTAGAAGTAGATCTCAAAGGAGGCGTAGAGGTTATACATGTGATCGATGGGCATGAACATCTGCGTATTGGCAAGATCATCAAGTTCATGGATCTCATGCGGTTCACCCAGCCACATTCCGCTTCCGCTGTAGTTGAACCAGAAGTACTGGAATCCTAGGCGCAGGAAGACCTTGGCGTACTTGGAGAGGGCCTCTCCGGCGGGCAGATCCTGGATCCAGTAAACCTCGGCCACATGCCCGCGGGTGGTCAGCTTGTTGATGTAAACGTCGTCGGTAGCCACCATGAAGGGCATCCACCACTTGGAGCCGTAGTTATACTCCAGGCCGAGCTTGGCCCCGGGCACCCAGGGAAGCGGTATCCGCGCTCCCACATACACCGCCCAGCCCGTGTGGGTGTCGGTGTTAACTGCATTAACTGCATTAGCAAATCCGCCAAGCAAGGTGTAATACATTTTAGCGAAACTAAAGCCTGTACCATTATAATAAGCAATAGGCATGCTTCCTATCGCGTCCGGATCGGTAATAGAGGCCCCCACGGAGAGGAAGTAGTCCACTCCCTCAAGACCCAGGTAGGGGATATCCACCTTGTGGATCCAGGTGGCCCCGAGCTCGTAGATATCGCCCAGGTTGTTCCGGGTGGTCACGTATGTGGGACCGAGCTTGGACATGAACCAGGTCCCCTCCGGAAAGTCCATCACCCCTTCGGCCTTGAAGGCCTGGACGATGAGCATCATGTTGCGGTCGGGATCATCGATCACGTCCCAGACGAAGCCGTAGAAGTCCACATCGTCTTTGGCCCGGTCGATGGGCATCTTGAAGCCGGACTCAAAGCCACGGCCGTAGCAGAAGCGGATGCGCCCGGGCCAGGGCCAGCGATACTGAAAACCGATGGTGGCCCCGTCAAAGGGCACATCAATGTTGATCCCGCTAGGCGAGGCCTCCTTCTTGTCCAGCCCCTCCCGCAGGTGCTGCGGGGACCCGTGGGTGGTGGGCCGGCGACCGAAGGAGATCCAGATAGGATAGCCCCCCACATTCACCCAGTTAAAGTAGGCCCGGTCCACATAGAGGCGGCTGTCCGAAGGACGCACCCCGAAGCTAAAATTGTTGCTCATGCCCGGGAAGATTTCGGGAGAAACATAATCGTCGCTCATCCCCCAGATCTTGTAATAGGCCAGGCGCACCTTCACATTGGTGTTTTCCGTGGGATTGACCTTGAAGTTGATCCGCATCCGGTTGGTCCACACCGTGTCATTCTCCCGGTGCCCTTTTACGGGAGTCCAATGCTCCTTATCAGTTTTATCAATAAAAGGTACCATCGCGTGCACCTCATTTGAATAAGTAAATCCATTAAAATAGCTCCAATAACTTTCCGGCACATAGGCCCGGGTGGAGTCGATGCGGGTGCGAATGTCTCCCCAGATCTGGAATTTGCCCGCGTTGTCCTTGAGTTTGTCCACAAAATCGCTCATCTCCTCCACGGACTCCGAAGTCTCCTCCTGGGCCTGCTTGACCTCCTGAAGTTGCTGCTTTAAGGCCTGAAGCTCCTGCTCCAGTTGTTGGATCCGCTGCAGGAGCTCCTCCTGCGAGGCCCCGTAGGCCCAGAGCCCACCGGGCACCATCAAAAAGACCGCCACCAACAAACCCATTAGCCGCTTCATATCCACACCTCCTAATCGGTTTTATCCGTTATTTTCATCCTTA
This portion of the Thermosulfurimonas marina genome encodes:
- the bioD gene encoding dethiobiotin synthase, whose translation is MATGRLIFVAGTDTGVGKTVACGLLARAYRKLGLKVITAKPVQTGAREPEDLLLHRRLMDLPPDPPELLSLTCPYLFSYPAAPITAAAREGKKVDLKVLLESLKALLFRYEMVLVEGAGGLYVPYTEEATFLDLIQYFMAPVVVVSAARLGTINHTLLTLEALRSRGLVVPALFYNRFFETEPYLASESLREIQRRAGPLAVFEMPSLSEKNLVEITEALKEFLKETPGLRP
- a CDS encoding alpha/beta fold hydrolase, with translation MKLELLGDPGAEELLVFFVGWGMDARPFEALVPEGLRVALLFDYRHPELPPLPRARRIKVLAWSLGVRMALECLAQISAEAALLVAGTGAFAHPRWGIDPRLVRLTLEGLKREGEGVRTRFFERMFAQRQECERFFKGRPARQLPEVIEELERALTLPPLFPRNLPRKIPMMALIPEKDRIFPPQAQQRFWTAEGIPFIFLDRGHFPFYALRDLREFWRTYTHDMFKP
- a CDS encoding putative porin; translation: MKRLMGLLVAVFLMVPGGLWAYGASQEELLQRIQQLEQELQALKQQLQEVKQAQEETSESVEEMSDFVDKLKDNAGKFQIWGDIRTRIDSTRAYVPESYWSYFNGFTYSNEVHAMVPFIDKTDKEHWTPVKGHRENDTVWTNRMRINFKVNPTENTNVKVRLAYYKIWGMSDDYVSPEIFPGMSNNFSFGVRPSDSRLYVDRAYFNWVNVGGYPIWISFGRRPTTHGSPQHLREGLDKKEASPSGINIDVPFDGATIGFQYRWPWPGRIRFCYGRGFESGFKMPIDRAKDDVDFYGFVWDVIDDPDRNMMLIVQAFKAEGVMDFPEGTWFMSKLGPTYVTTRNNLGDIYELGATWIHKVDIPYLGLEGVDYFLSVGASITDPDAIGSMPIAYYNGTGFSFAKMYYTLLGGFANAVNAVNTDTHTGWAVYVGARIPLPWVPGAKLGLEYNYGSKWWMPFMVATDDVYINKLTTRGHVAEVYWIQDLPAGEALSKYAKVFLRLGFQYFWFNYSGSGMWLGEPHEIHELDDLANTQMFMPIDHMYNLYASFEIYF
- the bioB gene encoding biotin synthase BioB — its product is MEKETLRGILSGKVPLWPYLEEARRLREEVFGSRVETCAIVNAKSGRCPSDCRFCAQSAHWQTEAPVYPLLSEDRLLRAVEEAARAGVDRFSFVTSGVRLSGRELERLLRVIARCRREFPGLKLCASLGTLGREELQALKEAGLSRYHHNLETAESFYPRICTTQRWRDRYETALRVKEVGLSLCCGGIFGLGEGPEEVLEFAETLAELSPDSVPVNFLHPIPGTPLAGANFLTPLKCLAILVVLRLSLPRTQIRVCGGREFNLRELQALVPLVCDALMVGNYLTTRGRRLSDDRRLIEDLGYTCGLKV
- a CDS encoding aminotransferase class I/II-fold pyridoxal phosphate-dependent enzyme; amino-acid sequence: MLEDLHRELSEIGQRGRLRTLRTIEERRGAWVKIEGRWLLNLSSNDYLGLSTEISLGELAEKLSLFGLGAGAARLLSGNHALYEALEGRLYELYGRPALIFGSGYLANLGVLSGLCGRRDAIFADKLVHASLIDGMRLSGATFYRYPHGDLEALEDLLRRKRGRHRRALIVTESVFSMDGDFPDLPALVEIKERYGAFLVLDEAHAVGVFGRRGLGLAEETGTLQEVDLILGTFGKAFGAYGAFVVSAEEVRRYLIHRARSFIFTTALPAVVVAGALAGLERAVEAGERRRRVRKLARRLRRALGLDQGGLADEVPIVPVVVGEDRRALELSERLFAAGFLAPAIRPPTVPEGTARLRLSLSASMDGKDLERLPPLLRETS
- a CDS encoding methyltransferase domain-containing protein, with translation MLSRELLRRRFRRALPGYEKQARIQAEAAARLLEAVCGISSSWPRILEVGCGPGLFTRPACERLEFEIYLACDLLPECRSKLPRGVFFVVADGEAPPVSPEAFHLVVSSSVIQWFRRPREGLLALARALAPGGVLAVSTFGPETLKEMPGRRRPPGLLSLETWLSFKPPSFRLLAAERALRRISWESPGELLRYLKETGVAGGLPPGELGPLRRWLSGPGPFHLTFELETFLWQRVV